Part of the Verrucomicrobiia bacterium genome, CAACGTCAAAGCGGGTTATTATTCACAATATCGCGTGGAGATGTTGCAGCCGCAGCGCACCGTGCTTGAAGAGGCATTGGACACGCCGCAGCGCATAACGGAACAATTCGTCCGCACGGTGCTCGGTTGCTTTCTCTTTCGCGGTGACGATGTTTTCAAGAAAGTGAAAGTGCTTAGCGGCGGTGAAAAAAGCCGGCTCGCGCTGGTAAAACTTCTGCTCGATCCGCCGAACCTTTTGCTCATGGACGAGCCCACCACGCATTTGGACATGCCGAGCATTGATGCGCTCGTGGATGCGCTCAAGCAATTCGCTGGCACGCTGATTTTCATCAGCCATGATGTTTATTTCATCCGCGCGCTCGCCACGAGCGTGGTGCATGTGCATGCCGGACAGTTGACGTGTTATTCCGGCGATTACCAATATTACCTCGACAAAACTTCCGCCACCTCGGCGCGCGCCGCGCTTACTGCGGGATCAAAAAGCCAGCCGGCTCCAGCGGCCAAGCCCGTGGAAAAAGTCAGCGGCAAATCGAAGGACCAAAAACGCCTGGAGGCCGAGCAGCGCCAGCAGCGTTCACGCGCGCGCCGGGAACAAGTTGAGTTCGTCGCACGTCTTGAGAAAGAGATCGGCGAACTTGAGGAAAAACAAACGTCTCTCTCCGCCGAATTGGAAAAACCCGAAACGTATGAAAAGCCCGGTCGCGCGATGGAGATCAATCGCGAATTGATTTACGTGCAGGAACGGCTGGCGGAGATTGAGCCGGAATGGGAAACCGCTTCGGTCAAACTCGCGGAGACGGAATCTGCGTAACAGAACCGTCGCGAAAAATTCTTTGCCTGCCGTGCGCGTTGTCGGCAGTGTTTTGCGGTCATAAATTTTATGCGTGTTATATCTTTGTCGTTGGCAGCTCTTTTCGCTTGTGCCACCGCGCCATTTGCCACGGCGTCTGGAAAAGCGCAGCATGTGGTCGTGATCGTGTGGGACGGGATGCGCCCGGATTTCATCACGGCGGACGGCACACCTACGCTTTACAAACTGGCGCACGAAGGCGTGTGGTTTGACAATCATCATCCGGTTTATATGAGCGCGACGGAGGTGAACGGCACCGCGATCAATACCGGCGCGTATCCCGCGCACGACGGCATCATCGGCAACAAGGAATTCCGCCCGAATATTGATCCGCTCAAACCGGTTCACACGGAGGAAACCGACACCGTCCGCAAGGGCGACGCCGCCATGCACGGCCACTATGTTCGCGTGCCGACCATCGAAGAATATTTGCAAAAGAAAGGCCTGCGTACGGTTGTTGCCGGAGCGAAGCCGGTGGCCATTTTGCCGGACCGCGCGGAGCGGCCCGCAGGCGCGGCGAATGTGGATTTGTTTGCGGGCGAAACGCTGCCGCCGGAAGTGCTCGACACTATCACCGCGCTGCACGGCCCGTTCCCCGGCACGAATGACGACAAAATGACGCGCAATGATTGGACCACGGCGGCGTTGATTGATCCGCTGTGGAAAAATGGCGTGCCGGCATTTTCATTGTTGTGGATGAACCAGCCGGATTTTGCGCAACACCAAAGCGGCCCGGGTTCCGAGCTTGCGCTCGCCGCGATCAAGAACGCCGATGACAATCTCGCGCGCGTTTTGCAGGCGCTCGAAGCGAAAGGTGTCCGTGACAAGACCGACATCATGCTCGTTTCCGATCACGGTTTTTCAACGGTGTTAAGCATCGTGGATTTGGCCGATTCCCTCAAGCACGCCGGGTTCAAAGCATCGCGCCAATTCAAAGGCACCCCCGCCAGCGGCGACATCATGGTCTGTGGCAACGGCGGCTCGGTGTTTCTTTACATCACCGGCCATGAGAAAAAAATTGTCGGGCAACTGGTGAAGTTTTTGCAGGCGTGGCCCTACTCCGGCGTCATCTTCACGAAGCAAGCTATGGAAGGCACATTCACCCTGGCGCAAGGGCACATTGATTCTCCTGACGCGCCGGATATTTACATGTCCATGCGCTGGAACGCGGGAAAAAACGATGTGGGCACGCCGGGAATGTTGATTTGCGATTCCACGCCATACGGCCCCGGTCAAGGCATGCACGGCAGCTTGAGCGTGTATGACATGCACAATACTTTCATCGCCAACGGCCCGGATTTTCGCGCGGGCATTGTGGATCATTTGCCAACGGGCAATGTGGATGTCGCGCCAACCGCGCTTTGGATTCTCGGCGTCAAACAGCCGAAAACCATGGACGGCCGCGTGGTCAGCGAAGCGATGAATATTCCCGACGCGAAAATAAAATCATTCGAGCCCGCTCATCTGGAAGCGACGCGCGAATTGGAAAAAGTCGTATGGCACCAATATCTTAATTCCACCGAGGTCAACGGCGTGACTTACTTCGACGAAGGTAACGGTTATCAAACCGAAAAAACGAAGTAACTCCTTCGTTCTCAATTTCGGTGGAATCAATCGTCATCGTCGGTCTTGTGCGTCATCACAAAACCGGAATGCACCGGCGCCGGCATGGGCTGGCCGTCTTTCTTCACCGAACGCCAGATGATTTCGCTGAACAGAAAATCATTTATCGCGTCTTCCTTTTTGAAATTTAGTTTTAACTT contains:
- a CDS encoding alkaline phosphatase family protein produces the protein MRVISLSLAALFACATAPFATASGKAQHVVVIVWDGMRPDFITADGTPTLYKLAHEGVWFDNHHPVYMSATEVNGTAINTGAYPAHDGIIGNKEFRPNIDPLKPVHTEETDTVRKGDAAMHGHYVRVPTIEEYLQKKGLRTVVAGAKPVAILPDRAERPAGAANVDLFAGETLPPEVLDTITALHGPFPGTNDDKMTRNDWTTAALIDPLWKNGVPAFSLLWMNQPDFAQHQSGPGSELALAAIKNADDNLARVLQALEAKGVRDKTDIMLVSDHGFSTVLSIVDLADSLKHAGFKASRQFKGTPASGDIMVCGNGGSVFLYITGHEKKIVGQLVKFLQAWPYSGVIFTKQAMEGTFTLAQGHIDSPDAPDIYMSMRWNAGKNDVGTPGMLICDSTPYGPGQGMHGSLSVYDMHNTFIANGPDFRAGIVDHLPTGNVDVAPTALWILGVKQPKTMDGRVVSEAMNIPDAKIKSFEPAHLEATRELEKVVWHQYLNSTEVNGVTYFDEGNGYQTEKTK